In a genomic window of Allomeiothermus silvanus DSM 9946:
- a CDS encoding alpha-amylase family glycosyl hydrolase, which yields MHKDQSGTWRAEVDLPDGQHSYKFRLKSLSPFMEGRVVEVTDPQARRIDPQNSEASVIVLRDGQDRTTAPDYPWQHDQVPLPQDDELVIYELHVGEFAWEGDKPGTFEGLVRRLDYLRDLGVNAVELMPVQAFPGERSWGYLPRHFFALEPGYGTPEDFKRLVDECHARGMRVILDMVFNHSDTEAPLNHIDFYYWYRDAREGEPSYGPKFDYERIDDTLGVRPAFRFGLEVAAFWVEEYHVDGYRLDATAVLNNFEFVQAVRDLCKEKAGGKPFYIVAEQLPENPAIATPTGPADGAWHQAFELQVVPALCEVGEPAAALEALQPRNHGYISPARVVNYLESHDEHTLMRVLAEAGITGDKAFRKNKLGATLLFTAVGNPMIHQGQEFGGHRPRDLEIRPLQWELLEHDYGLHLKEHYAFLARLRRETAALRSEDLEPLHLDAQAGVIAYRRGGGGEVVVVANLRDADQTLTLPFPEGAWRELSFGYDLEVSSAQLSEDFPASSAKIYIRRS from the coding sequence ATGCACAAGGACCAAAGCGGCACCTGGCGGGCCGAGGTGGATTTGCCGGATGGGCAACATAGCTACAAGTTCCGCCTGAAGTCGCTCTCGCCCTTCATGGAAGGCCGGGTGGTGGAGGTCACCGATCCTCAAGCTCGCAGGATAGACCCCCAAAACAGCGAGGCCTCAGTAATCGTTCTCCGCGATGGCCAAGACCGGACCACCGCCCCCGACTACCCCTGGCAGCACGATCAGGTGCCGCTGCCCCAGGACGACGAGTTGGTGATCTACGAGCTGCACGTGGGCGAGTTTGCCTGGGAGGGGGATAAGCCGGGCACCTTCGAGGGCTTGGTAAGGCGGCTCGACTACCTGCGCGACCTGGGGGTGAACGCGGTGGAGCTGATGCCGGTGCAGGCTTTCCCGGGCGAACGCTCCTGGGGCTACCTACCCCGCCACTTCTTCGCCCTCGAGCCCGGCTACGGCACCCCCGAGGACTTCAAACGGCTGGTGGACGAGTGTCACGCGCGGGGGATGCGGGTTATTTTGGACATGGTCTTCAACCACTCCGATACCGAAGCCCCGCTCAACCACATCGACTTCTACTACTGGTACCGGGACGCTCGCGAGGGAGAGCCTTCCTACGGCCCCAAGTTTGACTACGAGCGCATAGATGACACCCTGGGGGTGCGGCCCGCATTCCGCTTCGGCCTCGAGGTGGCGGCCTTCTGGGTGGAGGAGTACCACGTAGACGGCTACCGCCTCGATGCCACCGCGGTCTTAAACAACTTCGAGTTCGTCCAAGCGGTGCGCGACCTATGCAAGGAAAAAGCCGGGGGCAAGCCTTTCTACATCGTAGCCGAGCAGCTCCCGGAGAACCCGGCCATCGCTACCCCTACTGGCCCTGCCGATGGAGCTTGGCACCAGGCGTTTGAGCTGCAAGTGGTACCCGCCCTATGCGAGGTGGGCGAACCGGCAGCCGCGCTCGAGGCCTTGCAGCCACGTAACCACGGCTATATCTCCCCAGCACGGGTGGTCAACTACCTCGAGTCCCACGACGAACACACCCTGATGCGGGTGCTAGCCGAAGCCGGGATCACCGGGGACAAGGCCTTCCGTAAAAACAAACTGGGAGCCACCTTGCTCTTTACCGCGGTGGGCAACCCCATGATCCACCAAGGCCAGGAATTCGGTGGGCACCGCCCCCGCGATTTGGAGATACGGCCTTTGCAATGGGAGCTGCTCGAGCACGACTACGGGCTCCACCTGAAGGAGCACTATGCCTTTCTGGCCCGTCTACGGCGGGAGACTGCCGCCCTCCGCAGCGAAGACCTCGAGCCCCTCCACCTAGACGCCCAGGCTGGGGTGATCGCCTACCGGCGTGGCGGCGGAGGAGAAGTCGTCGTGGTAGCAAACCTGCGCGATGCCGACCAGACCCTCACCCTGCCCTTCCCTGAGGGGGCCTGGCGCGAGCTCTCCTTCGGCTACGACCTCGAGGTCAGCAGTGCCCAGCTCAGCGAGGACTTTCCGGCCTCCTCGGCGAAAATTTACATCCGGCGCTCCTGA
- a CDS encoding Crp/Fnr family transcriptional regulator translates to MKPHSPWNPSPQIPMHTWSLSALDINRLLECLSPSVQEILKAQGRYKTLRTGEMASSMGEPLVAYVHKGWFKLMRFTEYGDEQLIAVRRKGSFIGLETLTHPRNAAPEVVAIAPGEITVWPFELVQDLVERELELTRCFLHLLADQIEEESNLRYLNQSTRVPARLARVLYLYALEEGQPTKKGLYIRMPFTQYDLALLLGVRRETVSLSLTELECEGVIQRTGKDVVVDTERMPRFLASEGALYGCPKTADLSSRIPVAASSRLAVNI, encoded by the coding sequence ATGAAACCGCATAGTCCCTGGAACCCCAGCCCACAAATCCCCATGCATACCTGGAGTCTCTCTGCGCTCGATATCAATCGCCTACTGGAATGCCTATCGCCGAGTGTACAGGAGATCCTGAAAGCCCAGGGACGATATAAAACCCTGCGTACCGGCGAAATGGCTAGCTCGATGGGTGAGCCGCTGGTAGCCTACGTGCACAAGGGTTGGTTCAAGCTGATGCGCTTTACCGAGTATGGGGATGAGCAGCTGATAGCGGTACGGCGTAAAGGGTCTTTCATCGGTCTGGAGACCCTTACCCATCCTCGCAATGCTGCCCCCGAGGTAGTGGCGATCGCCCCGGGCGAGATCACGGTGTGGCCTTTCGAGTTGGTGCAGGATCTGGTGGAGCGTGAGCTCGAGTTGACCCGCTGCTTCTTGCACCTGCTAGCCGACCAGATCGAGGAAGAGAGCAATCTGCGCTATCTCAACCAGTCCACCCGAGTTCCAGCTCGGCTGGCCCGCGTCCTCTACCTTTACGCGCTCGAGGAGGGCCAACCTACCAAAAAGGGGCTTTATATCCGCATGCCCTTTACCCAATACGATCTGGCCCTCTTGCTAGGGGTGCGGCGCGAGACCGTAAGCTTGAGCCTCACGGAGCTTGAATGCGAAGGGGTGATTCAGCGCACCGGCAAGGACGTAGTGGTGGATACGGAGCGAATGCCGCGTTTCTTAGCGAGTGAGGGAGCGTTGTACGGCTGTCCCAAAACCGCCGATCTATCTTCCCGCATCCCGGTAGCCGCCTCCTCGAGGCTAGCAGTCAACATATAA
- a CDS encoding beta-glucosidase produces MIKSRPLFASFFLGGFECSSFRTREGERRDLLAETGHDRQAAADFRQLHSLGIRTVRSGIRWHRVEREPGVYDFSSELPMLRAARETNTQVIWDLFHYGWPDFVEVFSPAFVEHFAGLARAFALLLAREPRGPVMVSPVNEISFLAWGGGDEGFFNPFAVGRGDELKRQLVRAFIAATQAVWEVLPQARIVSPEPVIHIAPAPERPWDAPAAEAYRRSMFQAWDMIAGRLCPELGGHERFLDVLGLNFYSANEWIHVEKGEALRPLRPGDALYCPFREILREVYGRYRRPLFVAETGAENEARAPWLAYVAGEVQAAIKAGIPVEGICLYPVADYPAWDDGRRCRVGLLGYPDPQGQRPVYPPLTQKLARQQGLLEPVVAP; encoded by the coding sequence GTGATCAAGTCACGCCCCTTGTTCGCTAGTTTTTTCTTAGGCGGCTTCGAGTGTTCTTCGTTCCGTACCCGAGAAGGCGAGCGGCGCGATCTTTTAGCCGAGACCGGCCACGACCGCCAGGCAGCCGCGGATTTCCGCCAACTGCACAGCCTGGGAATCCGCACCGTACGCAGCGGCATCCGTTGGCACCGCGTCGAGCGGGAGCCGGGGGTCTACGACTTCAGCTCGGAGTTGCCGATGCTCCGGGCCGCCCGCGAAACCAATACCCAGGTCATCTGGGATTTGTTCCACTACGGCTGGCCGGATTTTGTGGAGGTGTTCTCCCCAGCTTTCGTGGAGCACTTCGCCGGGCTGGCTCGAGCCTTCGCCCTTTTGCTGGCCCGGGAGCCCAGGGGCCCGGTGATGGTGAGCCCGGTCAACGAGATCTCTTTCTTGGCCTGGGGCGGCGGGGACGAGGGATTTTTCAACCCCTTCGCGGTGGGCCGGGGGGACGAACTCAAGCGCCAACTGGTCCGGGCCTTTATCGCCGCGACCCAGGCGGTGTGGGAGGTGCTCCCCCAAGCCAGGATCGTTAGCCCGGAGCCGGTCATCCACATCGCCCCAGCCCCTGAGCGCCCCTGGGATGCCCCGGCAGCCGAGGCCTACCGCCGTTCGATGTTCCAGGCCTGGGACATGATCGCCGGGCGGCTATGCCCTGAGCTGGGCGGACACGAGCGCTTTCTGGACGTGTTGGGGCTCAACTTTTATTCGGCTAACGAGTGGATCCACGTCGAGAAGGGCGAGGCTTTGCGCCCCTTGCGCCCCGGCGACGCCCTCTACTGCCCCTTTCGGGAGATCCTGCGCGAGGTCTACGGGCGCTACCGGCGGCCTTTGTTCGTGGCGGAGACCGGTGCCGAGAACGAAGCACGGGCCCCCTGGCTGGCCTATGTAGCGGGCGAGGTGCAAGCCGCGATCAAGGCCGGAATTCCGGTGGAGGGCATCTGCCTCTACCCGGTGGCTGACTATCCGGCCTGGGACGATGGGCGGCGCTGCCGGGTGGGGCTTTTGGGATATCCTGACCCACAGGGGCAGCGCCCGGTATACCCACCCTTAACCCAAAAGCTAGCCCGGCAGCAGGGGCTGCTCGAGCCGGTAGTCGCTCCCTAA
- a CDS encoding Nramp family divalent metal transporter gives MAQQLDAQESKPQERNILKALGPGLVTGASDDDPSGIATYSQAGAALGYGLLWTLLFTYPLMGAIQEVAARIGRVTGRGIAGNLRRFYPPWLLYLVVGLLLVANIINIGADLGAMGAAAKLLLGGPALLYTAVFAFVSLTLEVFVPYHRYAGLLKWLTLALFIYVVAAFTVQVPWGEALKNTVVPSLRWDPGYLAMIVAVLGTTISPYLFFWQASTEVEELRQEPADQPLKHAPEQAPAQFWRIKADTYLGMGVSNLIAWFIMLTTAATLHAAGKTEIRSAAEAAAALEPVAGPFAKFLFAAGVIGTGLLAVPVLAGSAAYGLGEALRWPTGLERKPLKARGFYGIIALATLVGLAINFTPINPIHALIWAAVINGLVAVPVMVLMMLLTSSPKVMGEFTLSPRLKILGWLATLAMVLAAIGLFSTWGK, from the coding sequence ATGGCCCAACAACTAGACGCCCAGGAAAGTAAGCCCCAAGAACGTAATATTCTCAAAGCTCTGGGGCCGGGCCTGGTCACCGGGGCTTCCGACGATGACCCTAGCGGGATCGCCACCTACTCGCAAGCCGGAGCGGCATTGGGCTACGGCCTCTTATGGACCCTGCTCTTTACCTACCCGCTGATGGGAGCCATTCAGGAGGTCGCGGCCCGGATTGGACGCGTGACCGGGCGGGGGATCGCCGGGAACCTGCGCCGGTTTTATCCTCCTTGGCTCTTGTACCTGGTGGTAGGGCTCTTGCTCGTCGCCAACATCATCAACATCGGGGCCGACTTAGGGGCGATGGGCGCGGCGGCCAAGCTCTTGCTGGGCGGTCCGGCGCTGCTTTACACCGCGGTCTTCGCCTTCGTCTCGCTGACCTTGGAGGTCTTCGTGCCCTACCACCGCTACGCGGGGTTGCTCAAGTGGCTCACCCTGGCGCTGTTCATCTACGTGGTGGCGGCCTTCACCGTGCAGGTTCCTTGGGGTGAAGCCCTCAAAAACACCGTGGTTCCTTCGCTACGGTGGGATCCTGGCTATCTGGCTATGATTGTGGCGGTACTGGGCACCACCATCAGCCCCTACCTGTTCTTCTGGCAGGCCTCCACCGAGGTCGAGGAGTTGCGCCAAGAGCCCGCCGATCAACCCCTCAAACACGCCCCGGAGCAGGCCCCGGCGCAGTTTTGGCGGATCAAGGCCGACACCTACTTGGGCATGGGGGTCTCCAACCTGATCGCCTGGTTCATCATGCTCACCACCGCCGCAACCCTGCACGCCGCCGGGAAGACCGAGATCCGCTCGGCAGCCGAGGCCGCGGCGGCCCTCGAGCCGGTGGCCGGACCTTTTGCCAAGTTTCTCTTCGCGGCGGGCGTGATCGGAACCGGGCTCTTGGCGGTGCCGGTGCTGGCCGGTTCCGCCGCCTACGGGCTGGGCGAAGCCTTGCGCTGGCCTACCGGCCTCGAGCGCAAACCGCTCAAGGCCCGGGGTTTTTACGGCATCATCGCCCTGGCCACCTTGGTCGGGCTGGCGATCAACTTCACCCCCATCAACCCCATCCATGCTTTGATCTGGGCGGCGGTGATCAATGGGCTGGTAGCGGTGCCGGTGATGGTGCTGATGATGCTGTTGACCTCGAGCCCCAAGGTGATGGGCGAGTTTACGCTCTCGCCTCGGCTCAAAATCCTGGGCTGGCTGGCCACCCTGGCTATGGTGCTGGCTGCCATCGGTCTTTTCAGCACCTGGGGGAAGTGA
- the glf gene encoding UDP-galactopyranose mutase, giving the protein MFDYLIVGAGYAGSVLAERITNELGLKVLVVDKRHHIGGNAYDTYNEHGILIHPYGPHIFHTNSREIFEYLSRFTLWRPYEHRVLASVDGQLLPIPINLDTVNKLYNLNLTSEELESWFAARAEKKERILTSEDVVVSKVGRELYEKFFRGYTRKQWDLDPSQLDATVTARVPVRTNRDDRYFTDKYQAMPLYGYTRMFENMLHHPNIKVMLGTDYREIVNLVPWRRMIYTGPIDAFYNFKYGKLPYRSLEFAHETLPQGWFQPVGTVNYPNEQPYTRITEFKHLTGQRHEFTSIVYEYPRAEGDPYYPIPASEPKAIYKKYEEEAKRETKVRFVGRLATYQYYNMDQIVGQALATFEKIKLELADESADPLRALPQ; this is encoded by the coding sequence ATGTTCGATTACCTCATTGTCGGGGCGGGGTACGCAGGAAGCGTGCTGGCCGAGCGGATCACCAACGAGCTAGGGCTTAAGGTGTTGGTCGTGGATAAGCGCCACCACATCGGCGGCAACGCCTACGACACCTACAACGAGCACGGCATCCTGATCCACCCCTACGGACCGCATATCTTCCACACCAACTCGCGGGAGATCTTCGAGTATCTCTCGCGCTTCACCCTGTGGCGGCCCTACGAACACCGTGTGCTGGCCAGTGTGGATGGGCAACTGCTGCCCATTCCCATCAATCTAGACACGGTGAATAAGCTCTATAACCTGAACCTCACCTCGGAGGAGCTCGAGAGCTGGTTTGCAGCCCGAGCCGAGAAGAAAGAGCGCATCCTTACCAGTGAGGATGTGGTGGTTTCTAAGGTAGGGCGAGAGCTTTACGAGAAGTTCTTCAGAGGCTATACCCGCAAACAGTGGGATTTAGACCCTTCTCAGCTCGATGCCACCGTGACCGCCCGGGTACCCGTACGCACCAACCGCGACGACCGCTACTTCACCGATAAGTACCAGGCTATGCCCCTCTACGGCTACACCCGAATGTTCGAGAACATGTTGCACCACCCAAACATCAAGGTCATGCTGGGCACCGACTACCGCGAGATCGTGAACCTGGTTCCCTGGCGGCGGATGATCTACACCGGGCCGATCGACGCTTTTTACAACTTCAAGTATGGCAAGCTCCCCTACCGCAGCCTCGAGTTCGCCCACGAGACCCTACCACAGGGGTGGTTTCAGCCGGTGGGCACGGTCAATTACCCCAACGAGCAGCCTTACACCCGCATCACCGAGTTCAAACACCTCACCGGGCAGCGCCACGAGTTCACCAGCATCGTCTACGAATACCCCCGCGCCGAGGGCGACCCTTATTACCCAATCCCCGCCAGCGAGCCCAAGGCCATCTACAAGAAGTACGAGGAGGAAGCCAAGCGCGAAACCAAGGTGCGCTTCGTGGGGCGGCTGGCCACCTACCAGTACTACAACATGGACCAGATCGTGGGGCAGGCCCTAGCGACCTTCGAAAAGATCAAGCTCGAGCTAGCTGATGAGTCCGCGGATCCTCTCCGCGCGCTTCCGCAGTGA
- a CDS encoding SRPBCC family protein, with amino-acid sequence MYKAEASIRVPADQQQVWEYISKYENFDQFMSHVEEVEMEDSRISAWRLRGPLGIPVTWKAVTTVMNPARELAWQSVEGSIKTQGHIRVEPEGDQTRIEVCVEYVPPGGAVGEAFASLFKNPQKMLEHDLENLREIIASWPAHEPARPGPAVDSVADSSETDELAPPTTSSTPNPLESELVKKKTAEGYPDP; translated from the coding sequence ATGTACAAAGCCGAAGCCAGCATCAGGGTGCCCGCCGACCAACAGCAGGTTTGGGAGTATATCTCTAAGTACGAAAACTTTGACCAGTTCATGTCCCATGTGGAGGAAGTGGAGATGGAGGATAGCCGCATTTCGGCGTGGCGCTTGCGTGGGCCGCTGGGCATCCCGGTTACCTGGAAGGCCGTGACTACAGTCATGAACCCGGCCCGTGAGTTGGCCTGGCAATCGGTGGAGGGCTCGATCAAAACCCAGGGCCACATCCGTGTCGAGCCGGAGGGGGACCAAACCCGCATAGAAGTTTGTGTCGAATACGTCCCGCCCGGCGGTGCGGTGGGAGAGGCTTTCGCCAGCCTGTTCAAGAACCCTCAGAAAATGCTCGAGCACGACCTGGAGAACCTGCGCGAGATCATCGCGAGCTGGCCCGCGCACGAGCCCGCCCGGCCCGGCCCGGCGGTGGACTCGGTGGCCGACTCCTCCGAAACCGACGAACTGGCACCACCAACTACTTCGTCTACTCCCAACCCGCTTGAGTCGGAGCTGGTGAAAAAAAAGACAGCTGAAGGCTACCCTGATCCATAA
- a CDS encoding glycosyltransferase family 1 protein, whose amino-acid sequence MSQTQSTYDIVCFSHLRWNFVYQRPQHLMSRAAQRHRVVFVEEPIFFCASESMPIPHLETYRDGGVHVAIPHLPEGLSEDRVGSLIRRLVKDFLEELGVRDFAMWLYSPMFLPYLRGLEPKAVVYDCMDELANFRFAPPVLREREQQLFRWADAVFTGGRSLYEAKRLHHPNCHCFPSSVEVAHFAQARRPLPEPRDLAPLGRPRVGFYGVIDERMDTELLEAVARRLPGCEFVMVGPFAKVDPAEMPQLANLHFLGMKSYAELPYYLAHWDVAILPFALNDSTRFISPTKTPEYLAAGKPVVSTPIQDVVKPYGEKDLVYIADNATGFAEAIRRALLEDQTKRQRQADAFLAAMSWDYTWAKMEQLIEEALERKQLASLPKANHVPTPAGLARAAETLLSPHSGETLLSPRSGEARVARKP is encoded by the coding sequence ATGAGCCAAACCCAAAGCACCTACGATATTGTTTGTTTCTCTCATCTCCGTTGGAACTTTGTCTACCAGCGCCCCCAGCACCTCATGAGCCGCGCCGCCCAGCGCCACCGGGTAGTGTTCGTGGAAGAGCCAATCTTTTTCTGTGCAAGCGAATCCATGCCGATCCCCCACCTGGAGACCTACCGGGATGGCGGGGTCCACGTGGCCATCCCCCACCTGCCCGAGGGCCTTAGCGAGGATCGGGTAGGCAGCCTGATCCGCAGGTTGGTGAAGGATTTCCTGGAGGAGTTGGGGGTTCGCGACTTCGCGATGTGGCTATATAGCCCGATGTTCTTACCCTACTTGCGCGGGCTCGAGCCCAAAGCTGTGGTTTACGACTGCATGGACGAACTGGCTAACTTCCGCTTTGCCCCGCCGGTATTGCGCGAGCGCGAGCAGCAGCTTTTCCGCTGGGCTGATGCGGTGTTTACCGGCGGCCGGAGCCTCTATGAGGCTAAGCGATTACACCACCCCAACTGCCATTGCTTCCCCTCCTCGGTGGAGGTAGCCCACTTCGCCCAGGCCCGCCGCCCCCTGCCCGAGCCGCGCGACCTAGCTCCACTGGGTCGCCCCCGGGTGGGCTTTTACGGGGTTATTGACGAGCGCATGGACACCGAGTTGCTCGAGGCAGTAGCCCGACGGCTCCCCGGCTGCGAGTTCGTGATGGTGGGGCCTTTCGCCAAGGTGGACCCCGCCGAGATGCCGCAGCTAGCGAACCTGCACTTCCTGGGCATGAAGAGCTATGCCGAGTTGCCCTACTACTTGGCCCACTGGGACGTAGCGATATTACCCTTCGCGCTCAACGACTCTACCCGTTTCATCTCCCCCACCAAGACCCCGGAATACCTGGCGGCAGGCAAGCCCGTCGTCTCCACACCGATTCAGGATGTGGTAAAGCCTTATGGAGAGAAGGATCTGGTTTACATTGCCGATAATGCTACAGGCTTCGCCGAAGCCATACGGCGGGCCTTACTCGAGGACCAGACCAAGCGCCAGCGCCAGGCCGATGCCTTCTTGGCGGCGATGTCCTGGGACTACACCTGGGCCAAGATGGAGCAGCTCATCGAAGAGGCGCTCGAGCGCAAACAACTGGCCAGCCTCCCCAAAGCCAACCACGTCCCGACCCCGGCCGGGCTCGCACGGGCTGCTGAGACGCTTCTTTCGCCGCATAGCGGGGAGACGCTTCTTTCGCCGCGCAGCGGGGAGGCCAGGGTGGCCCGCAAGCCTTAA
- a CDS encoding IS256 family transposase codes for MGKRTKVAASPIGEHLEARSSSPTWETLRDWLRGKIRELMQGLLEEEVTEFLGRARYERRAAVDACGYRNGYGKPRKLTTSMGTIEVRRPRVRGVEERFESRILPLFARRTREVSELLPELYLHGLAEGDFDLALRGLLGEEAALSARTVARLKERWQAEWEAWRTQRLDDRAVVYLWVDGVYVKAGLERERAALLVAIAALSDGRKVVVAVVPGYRESVESWSEVLRDLRERGMNAPRLVIGDGHLGIWGALRNVWPEADEQRCWNHKVLNVLEQLPRHQQAVAKPMLGAIAYAPTRAEAERKGKEFEAWCHRHGYGKAAQTLGRDWERMVTFYRYPKEHWRHLRTTNVIESPFAALRLRTDAAKRFKKVERATAVIWKMLMVAQKRFRRLNAPELLAKVHAGVRYEDGIEVTQEEVAA; via the coding sequence ATGGGGAAGCGTACCAAAGTGGCTGCTTCGCCGATAGGCGAACACCTTGAGGCCCGTTCGTCATCTCCCACCTGGGAGACGTTGCGGGATTGGCTGAGGGGGAAGATCCGGGAGTTGATGCAGGGGCTGCTGGAGGAGGAAGTGACGGAATTTCTGGGCCGTGCCCGGTATGAGAGGCGGGCGGCCGTCGATGCGTGCGGTTACCGCAACGGCTACGGCAAGCCGCGGAAGCTGACGACCTCCATGGGCACCATCGAGGTGCGGCGGCCCCGGGTCCGGGGGGTGGAGGAGCGGTTCGAGAGCCGGATTCTCCCCCTGTTCGCCCGGCGCACGAGGGAGGTCTCGGAGCTGTTGCCCGAGCTGTACCTGCACGGGCTGGCCGAGGGCGACTTCGACCTGGCCCTGCGGGGGCTGCTCGGAGAGGAGGCGGCGCTTTCGGCCCGGACGGTAGCCCGCCTGAAGGAGCGGTGGCAGGCGGAGTGGGAGGCCTGGCGCACGCAGCGGCTGGACGACCGGGCGGTGGTCTACCTGTGGGTGGACGGGGTGTACGTGAAGGCGGGCTTGGAGCGCGAGCGGGCGGCGCTCTTGGTGGCCATCGCCGCCTTGTCGGATGGCCGCAAGGTGGTGGTGGCGGTCGTACCCGGGTACCGGGAGTCGGTGGAGAGCTGGTCGGAAGTGCTGCGGGACCTGCGGGAGCGGGGGATGAACGCGCCGCGGCTGGTGATCGGGGACGGGCACCTGGGGATCTGGGGGGCACTGCGCAACGTGTGGCCGGAGGCCGACGAGCAGCGGTGCTGGAACCACAAGGTGCTCAATGTGCTGGAGCAGTTGCCGCGCCACCAGCAGGCCGTGGCCAAGCCCATGCTGGGGGCCATCGCCTACGCGCCGACCCGGGCGGAGGCGGAACGGAAGGGCAAGGAGTTCGAGGCCTGGTGTCACCGGCACGGCTACGGCAAGGCGGCGCAGACGCTGGGGCGGGACTGGGAGCGGATGGTGACCTTCTACCGGTACCCCAAGGAGCACTGGCGCCACCTGCGGACCACGAACGTGATCGAATCGCCCTTCGCCGCACTGCGGCTGCGGACGGATGCGGCCAAGCGGTTCAAGAAGGTGGAACGGGCCACGGCAGTGATCTGGAAGATGCTGATGGTGGCCCAAAAGAGGTTCCGGCGGTTGAATGCCCCGGAGTTGCTGGCCAAGGTCCACGCCGGGGTGCGCTACGAGGACGGCATCGAGGTCACCCAGGAGGAGGTCGCTGCCTGA
- a CDS encoding diacylglycerol/lipid kinase family protein, with amino-acid sequence MSSAELEALLIGAGYAARHVPTESLEDLDRALSDPGDLVVVAGGDGTVRATVARLAGRGVPLAIVPMGTANNIGGALGLVGDPAELLGGLAEPERKTYDLGWVRGPWGEDFFLEGAGWGLFAATMAVYDPEAGKSPFRALTSFVQAVSIFQLCPLRISLDGEELDEPVVLLLEVMNTPALGPRLRLAPEASPCDGWLDVVLIREDGRVGLTRYLTGLLQNRLEELPNVTVHRCKRLQLEWDGSPFHLDAEIRTAEHPALIELEVRPAALELWLPAGIQLPEETPPPAVQDGKTQPGATPQTP; translated from the coding sequence ATCTCGAGCGCCGAGCTCGAGGCTCTGTTGATCGGGGCCGGGTATGCGGCCCGGCACGTTCCCACCGAGAGCCTGGAGGACTTGGACCGAGCACTGTCGGACCCTGGCGACTTGGTGGTGGTAGCCGGAGGGGACGGTACGGTGCGGGCTACCGTAGCGCGGTTGGCTGGACGAGGTGTCCCGCTGGCCATCGTGCCGATGGGCACCGCTAACAACATCGGAGGAGCCTTGGGCCTGGTGGGAGACCCGGCTGAGCTGCTGGGCGGACTGGCTGAGCCAGAGCGCAAAACCTACGACTTGGGATGGGTACGCGGACCTTGGGGAGAGGACTTCTTCCTCGAGGGGGCAGGTTGGGGCCTCTTCGCCGCCACCATGGCCGTCTACGACCCCGAGGCCGGAAAGAGCCCCTTTCGCGCCCTTACGTCCTTCGTCCAGGCCGTTTCGATCTTCCAGCTCTGCCCTTTACGGATATCCCTAGACGGCGAGGAACTGGATGAACCGGTAGTACTCTTGCTGGAGGTAATGAATACTCCGGCGCTAGGCCCCCGGCTGCGCCTGGCCCCCGAGGCTAGCCCCTGCGACGGCTGGCTCGATGTGGTGCTGATTCGCGAGGATGGTCGGGTGGGCCTCACCCGTTATCTCACGGGGTTATTGCAAAACCGGCTGGAGGAGTTGCCCAACGTGACCGTGCACCGATGCAAGCGACTACAGCTCGAGTGGGACGGCTCACCCTTCCACCTAGATGCAGAGATCCGTACCGCCGAACACCCTGCGCTGATCGAACTCGAGGTTCGGCCCGCAGCCCTCGAGCTTTGGCTGCCTGCTGGGATCCAACTCCCAGAAGAGACTCCACCCCCAGCGGTGCAGGACGGAAAGACCCAGCCTGGGGCTACCCCCCAGACCCCCTGA